In Fibrobacter sp. UWB10, the genomic window ACACAAACTGCACCGGAAGGCCACCGCGCTGTGTACTGATACTTTGCGGTTCAAACACCATCACGCGCAAGTCAGGATACTCGTTACCCAGCAGCTGGATTTCGCGAGCAATCACGCTCTGCGGGCGACGCGCCTTTTTATCATCATTCAACGTCAAGCGCATTCTCGAATTGCCAGCATTCCATGCACCCGCCTGGAATTCAGTATATTCGTTGCTGTCTAAAAGTCCAATCACTTCTTCGGCAAAAGCATCGGCCATGCGCTTGGTTCGCGTAAGCGTCACGCCTTCGGGCATATTCAAGTTCACCATGACGGCATTCGAGTCTTCGGTCGGAGCCATTTCGCTACTCATATTATCGAAGCAGAAATAAGCCGCAATCAAAAGCCCCGCCACAATCGGGAACAAGAGCAAACGCATTCTAAGGAATCCGCCGAGAAGCACCGAATAGATTCGGTTCATTCCATCGAAAAACGGTTCCGTAACTCGGAAGAACCAGCCCTGCTTTTGCTTTTTCAGGAATTTAGAACAAAGCATCGGCGAAAGAGTCAAGGCGCAAAGCGTCGAAAGAAACACAGTACCAATCATCACCGCCACAAATTCACGGAACAAAAGACCCGTCGTACCGCCCAGCGCAAGCACCGGCACAAACACAGCCATCAACACCACAGAGGTTGCAATCACGGCAAAGAAGATTTCATTCGTGCCCGCAACCGCCGCCTGCTTAGGCGTCATACCGCGTTCAATCTTGTGATAAATGTTTTCCACAATCACAATGGCATCGTCAACCACAAGGCCAATGGCCAGCACCATCGCAAGCAAAGTCAGCACGTTGATTGAGAAACCACACAAGTAAAGCACAAAGAAGCTACCAATCACTGACACCGGCACCACCACCATCGGAATCAGCGTCGTGCGACCTTCGCGGAGGAATGCAAAGATAATCGCAATCACCAACAGGAAAGCAATGAAAATCGTCTCCACCACTTCTTTAATAGAAGCACGAATATTGATAGAAGTATCTCGGCCATAAAGAACATCGACACCTTCAGGAATTTCGCGACGGATATCTTCAACGCGCTTGTAGAATTCGTCAGCGATTTCCACATGATTCGAACCGGGTTGCGCCATCAACGCAAGCGTAATGGAATTCTTGCCGTTGCGTCTAAAGCCTGTACGCGTATCCTTCGGTTCGTAGTGAATGTCAGCCACATCGGAAATGCGAATCACGGTGCCATCGGCAGCCGTCTTGATGGCGATGTTTTCAAAAGCCTTCGGGTCAAGAATTCGACCGAGCGTACGAATCGAAAGCGTGGTTTCGCTACCTTCGATAGAGCCAGAAGGCAGTTCCAAGTTTCCCTTCTTGAGAGCAGCCGACATTTCTGCACCAGAAACGCCTAAAGCCTGCAAGCGCACCGGATCAATCCACAAGCGAACCGTTGGGCGCTTTTCGCCCCAAATAGCAATTTCAGAGACGCCGTTGATGGTCTGCAAGCGTTCCTTGACAAAGTTGTTGGCCAGTTCCGAAACTTCCATCGGATCGAGCTTATCGCTCACAAGGCTCACCATCAAAATCGGGTCATTATCGCTGTCAGATTTATAGACCGTCGGTTCATCGACATCATCTGGCAAGCGACGGCGCACGCGGCTCACGCGGTCGCGAATTTCGTTGGCAGCCGCTTCCAAGTCCATGCCGGTTTCAAATTCAATGTTAATGAAGGAGAATCCATCGCGGCTTGTAGAAGTCAGCGCTTTAATACCAGACGCACTGTTGATGGAGGCTTCCAAGATTTCGGTGACTTCGGCTTCGACCACGGCTGCGTTTGCGCCCGGGTACGAAGTACGCACCTGAATGAGCGGGTAGTCTACGTTCGGGTATTCACGCACGCCCAAGTTAGAGGCTCCAAAGGCGCCGAGCAAAATAATCACTAGCGCCATCACGGTCATAAGGACCGGGCGACGTACGGAAAGGTTCGCGACACTCATCGTTTACCTACTCCACTTCGTAATCGGTATTATGACGGATTTCGCGGATACGGACAGAAGCACCTTCGCGAAGGCTAATCAAGCCAGAGGTAATCACCGTATCGCCTTCATCGAGGCCACCGGTGACATCAACAGCAATCGGTGTGCGAAGCCCCGTTTCAACATGCTTGATTTTAGCCTTGCCGCCAGTCGCCACAAACACGTAGGCGCCATCTTTATCGAGCGTGAATGCTTCTGCCGGAATCGGGATGCTTTTTGCCATTCCCGTCTGCATGGAAACATTCACCTTGGCGTAAGAGCCAGCCAAAAGTTCATTGCCGGCGTTTTCGACTTCGACAAGCACCTGGCGCGTGCGGCTGCTTTCAGAAAGTGCAGCCTCCAAAGCCTTCACCTTGCCGGACTTAGCCACATTGCGTTCTTCGTCCTTTACATCTACGGCATCGCCCACTTTAAGTGTCGAGGCATAGCGCTGCGGGAGAGCAAACTTGGCTTTTAGTTTCTTGACTTCGCTCAAAGAAACAATCGATGTACCCGTCGTAAGCCAGGCGCCCACAGACACATTCACAAAGCCGAGCTTGCCTGCAAACGGGGCGCGAACTTCGGTCTTTGCAATTTGCGCCTTGATAAGTTCTACAGAAGCTTCGGCAGATTTGAGCGAAGCATCAGCAGCTTCCATGTCAGCCTTAGTAGCACCGTCTTTTTCGAAAAGCGTCTTGACGCGGTCAAACTTTTGCTGAGCGAGCTGTTGGTTCGATTCCGCCTGCTTGAGTTGCGCACGGAGTTCGGAATCATCAATTTTAGCGAGGAGCGTACCCTTTTGAACTTGGGCGCCGTCTTTTGCATAAAGATTCGTGAGTCTGCCCGAAGCTGCCGCCGTCAGCTGTACATTGTTCTGCGGTTCAAGCGTTGCCATGGCAGTAAAAGTTTTGCCCGATTCGTGGGCCTCGGCAATATAGCCTTCGACTGCGATTTCGCGAGCAGGTCTGCCGCCTGGGCCACCCTTACCAGCAGGGCCTTTACCAGGAGCACCTGCACCAGGAGTAGAATCACCACCGCAAGCCATCAATAGCAACGCAACAGGCAACAATGCAAATTTTTTCATAAATCAGTTTAAAGTAGACGGTGGTCAGTAATTAATTCTTATTTGTTAGATGATTAAACTCTGCAATTCGATGCATAGAA contains:
- a CDS encoding efflux RND transporter permease subunit; its protein translation is MSVANLSVRRPVLMTVMALVIILLGAFGASNLGVREYPNVDYPLIQVRTSYPGANAAVVEAEVTEILEASINSASGIKALTSTSRDGFSFINIEFETGMDLEAAANEIRDRVSRVRRRLPDDVDEPTVYKSDSDNDPILMVSLVSDKLDPMEVSELANNFVKERLQTINGVSEIAIWGEKRPTVRLWIDPVRLQALGVSGAEMSAALKKGNLELPSGSIEGSETTLSIRTLGRILDPKAFENIAIKTAADGTVIRISDVADIHYEPKDTRTGFRRNGKNSITLALMAQPGSNHVEIADEFYKRVEDIRREIPEGVDVLYGRDTSINIRASIKEVVETIFIAFLLVIAIIFAFLREGRTTLIPMVVVPVSVIGSFFVLYLCGFSINVLTLLAMVLAIGLVVDDAIVIVENIYHKIERGMTPKQAAVAGTNEIFFAVIATSVVLMAVFVPVLALGGTTGLLFREFVAVMIGTVFLSTLCALTLSPMLCSKFLKKQKQGWFFRVTEPFFDGMNRIYSVLLGGFLRMRLLLFPIVAGLLIAAYFCFDNMSSEMAPTEDSNAVMVNLNMPEGVTLTRTKRMADAFAEEVIGLLDSNEYTEFQAGAWNAGNSRMRLTLNDDKKARRPQSVIAREIQLLGNEYPDLRVMVFEPQSISTQRGGLPVQFVLQAPNIEILRTLVPKFEEEASHSPVFSVVNTNLRFTKPELHIEILRDKANEEGVSVNDIAQAVQLAISDQSYGEFYKDGRQYDIIGAVGYQYRSMPENISMLSVKNAKGELVSLDNFITFTEQSASPSLPRFNRFSAATIQAGLVPGKTIGDGVEEMRRIAKHLLKDYPNVSTALSGSSKEFEESSSGLYIVFLLALALVFLVLAGQFESFRAPFVIFFTVPLALAGALACLFITGQTLNIFSEIALILLIALVTKNGILIVEFANQIAASTGCNKLEAARMAAERRFRPILMTSLSTVLGAVPLILTGTPSRIAMGIAIAGGLTFATFMTLFIVPAAYSFFAGKVETSSTTDASKMA
- a CDS encoding efflux RND transporter periplasmic adaptor subunit — encoded protein: MKKFALLPVALLLMACGGDSTPGAGAPGKGPAGKGGPGGRPAREIAVEGYIAEAHESGKTFTAMATLEPQNNVQLTAAASGRLTNLYAKDGAQVQKGTLLAKIDDSELRAQLKQAESNQQLAQQKFDRVKTLFEKDGATKADMEAADASLKSAEASVELIKAQIAKTEVRAPFAGKLGFVNVSVGAWLTTGTSIVSLSEVKKLKAKFALPQRYASTLKVGDAVDVKDEERNVAKSGKVKALEAALSESSRTRQVLVEVENAGNELLAGSYAKVNVSMQTGMAKSIPIPAEAFTLDKDGAYVFVATGGKAKIKHVETGLRTPIAVDVTGGLDEGDTVITSGLISLREGASVRIREIRHNTDYEVE